Proteins encoded by one window of Microplitis demolitor isolate Queensland-Clemson2020A chromosome 6, iyMicDemo2.1a, whole genome shotgun sequence:
- the LOC128668072 gene encoding golgin subfamily A member 6-like protein 22, whose translation MREWSLENEVERFVSEARKRQDKKDKTNEEWRRQEKEKLIEEKPKKINGNELEEELKEKKQKRLKIGMNEVGKAATMMEENEIVVLVETWVMEDKVEITCERLSKEFKWWAKPATREKQRGRAKGGHIIGIKTNCKLKWEIREWKYGMMLEESKESESIITVYNNVGMSKLETELRRQIEECANRDESVMIIGDFNARIGEENVTGEDEGRVRKKRKSRDKTVNSEGKKLLKMCDELGLCVWNGRARGDEGGEITYVGGDEESLGSVIDLILTLDRGDEQEIEVKVVERIESDHLPVLARYKVKRNEEEGKEGSCMSEEEEQEEIGANKLIWKKEKIQEYAEATQEALTEAVEEKSELEWEDIKKIVRKGAEKTGMVMKGKKDKDTKEKKKWYNIEGKKKEKKFRGRKKRAASNSIKAKQWEKHFSDLLNGEGNEESEEEENEPWKGEGSNERSEEPKLDENSSRREVKAAIRKLGNHKAPGEDGMAAEFIKNSAPDVIEWIGEIINRIWDEGSMPE comes from the exons ATGAGGGAATGGAGCTTGGAAAATGAGGTGGAAAGATTCGTGAGCGAGGCGAGGAAAAGACAAGATAAAAAGGACAAAACAAATGAAGAATGGAGAagacaagaaaaagaaaagctcATTGAAGaaaagccaaaaaaaattaatggaaatgaGCTGGAGGAAGAACTAAAAGAAAAGAAgcaaaaaaggttaaaaattG GTATGAATGAGGTAGGAAAAGCTGCCACAATGATGGAAGAAAACGAGATTGTTGTGCTAGTGGAGACATGGGTAATGGAAGATAAGGTGGAAATAACATGTGAGAGGCTGAGCAAAGAATTCAAATGGTGGGCGAAGCCTGCGACGAGAGAGAAACAGAGAGGAAGAGCAAAGGGAGGTCATATTATTGGGATAAAAACAAATTGCAAATTAAAATGGGAAATCAGGGAATGGAAATACGGCATGATGTTGGAAGAAAGTAAGGAAAGTGAAAGTATAATCACAGTGTATAACAATGTAGGAATGAGCAAATTAGAAACGGAGCTAAGAAGGCAGATAGAAGAATGTGCAAACAGGGACGAAAGTGTGATGATCATTGGGGACTTTAATGCGAGAATCGGAGAAGAAAACGTAACAGGAGAGGACGAAGGCAGAGtgaggaaaaaaagaaaatcgagAGACAAGACAGTAAACagcgaaggaaaaaaattactaaagatGTGTGATGAGTTAGGACTTTGCGTATGGAATGGTAGAGCAAGAGGAGATGAAGGTGGGGAAATAACTTACGTCGGGGGAGACGAAGAGAGTTTAGGATCAGTAATTGACCTTATACTAACGCTGGACAGAGGCGATGAGCAAGAAATAGAGGTAAAAGTGGTGGAAAGAATAGAGTCAGATCATCTACCAGTGTTGGCGAGATATAAGGTAAAGAGAAATGAGGAAGAGGGTAAGGAAGGAAGCTGCATGTCAGAGGAGGAAGAGCAGGAAGAAATTGGAGCAAATAAGCTGATctggaagaaagaaaaaatacaggAGTATGCAGAAGCAACGCAAGAAGCACTGACAGAAGCAGTAGAGGAAAAAAGCGAGCTTGAGTGGgaggatataaaaaaaatagtaagaaaaGGGGCTGAAAAAACGGGGATGGTGATGAAAGGAAAGAAGGACAAAGATacaaaggagaaaaaaaagtggtacAATAtcgagggtaaaaaaaaagaaaagaa GTTCAGAGGAAGAAAGAAAAGAGCTGCAAGCAACAGCATAAAAGCAAAACAATGGGAAAAGCACTTTAGTGATCTGCTGAATGGGGAAGGCAATGAAGAATCGGAAGAGGAAGAAAATGAGCCGTGGAAAGGAGAAGGTAGTAATGAACGATCAGAGGAGCCGAAGCTCGATGAAAACTCCAGCAGGAGAGAAGTGAAAGCCGCAATAAGAAAGCTCGGGAATCACAAAGCTCCAGGGGAAGACGGGATGGCAGCAGAATTTATAAAGAACAGTGCACCAGATGTCATTGAATGGATAggcgaaattataaatagaatatggGACGAAGGAAGTATGCCAGAATGA
- the LOC128668073 gene encoding uncharacterized protein LOC128668073, with translation MSGALYGIDIDDLEKTMEEKKRGGTMIGNQRIHVMKYADDVALVADTEEELRGMLKELERYTEENKMEVNVEKTKILICRNGGRKKKGKKWMYKGSEVEEVKEFKYLGYHFTTRNSAGKQKKELAQKAQKATNAVWGVIKRSKRNSMRDRMYLMNTVARTVALYGVEVWGWEKSEEIERVHRRLCKMALGVRRDTPEYIWRDEMGVEKM, from the coding sequence ATGAGCGGAGCGTTATATGGCATAGATATCGACGACCTAGAAAAGACGATGGAAGAGAAGAAGAGAGGAGGGACAATGATTGGGAACCAACGAATACATGTCATGAAATATGCGGATGATGTGGCGCTAGTTGCGGACACAGAAGAGGAGCTAAGAGGGATGCTGAAAGAGCTGGAAAGATACACAGAAGAGAATAAGATGGAGGTGAACgtggaaaaaacaaaaattctgaTATGCAGAAATGGAGGTAGAAAAAAGAAGGGAAAGAAATGGATGTATAAAGGAAGTGAGGTCGAAGaagtcaaagaatttaaatatcttgggTACCATTTCACCACAAGGAATAGCGcagggaaacaaaaaaaggaaCTAGCACAAAAAGCACAAAAGGCCACAAATGCAGTATGGGGAGTGATAAAAAGGAGCAAAAGGAACAGCATGAGGGACAGGATGTATCTGATGAACACTGTGGCAAGAACAGTAGCTTTGTACGGAGTGGAGGTCTGGGGGTGGGAAAAGTCGGAAGAAATAGAGAGGGTGCATAGGAGGCTCTGCAAGATGGCATTAGGAGTAAGAAGGGATACACCAGAATATATTTGGAGGGACGAGATGGGAGTAGAAAAGATGtaa